A region from the Dehalococcoidales bacterium genome encodes:
- a CDS encoding (Fe-S)-binding protein, producing MSLEEVKEWLYGCTRCGTCKEVLNISVPSCPAGERFKLESYFPSGKLFIGRAVLEGALTLADDDTLERIYACTGCRSCEQQCGVYHHEHIFESVQAIRTEAVTQGFLNPAYMVMVDGLRRDDNVFGKPKAERGAWAEGLELKDATREKVDVLYHAGCMLSFERELWEVPRSVVAVLKAAGVAVGVMGREESCCGGRAYEIGYLGEFTKYAQHSMETFNALGVNRVVTSCSDGYSTFKALYPKVEGKMNFEVLHMVEYLDQLIKEGRIKFGKQLSKKVTYHDPCHLGRHVSPGVYEPPRDILKSIPGVELVEMERIRENSWCCGAGGGVKEACPELALWTAGERISEAIATGADTLVTACPWCERNFKDAVEESGARLDILDIAELVAQAV from the coding sequence ATGAGTCTTGAGGAAGTAAAGGAATGGCTATACGGATGCACACGGTGTGGCACCTGCAAGGAAGTGCTTAACATATCTGTACCGAGTTGCCCGGCCGGCGAAAGGTTTAAGCTTGAGTCCTACTTCCCGTCGGGAAAACTGTTCATCGGGAGAGCTGTGTTGGAAGGGGCGTTAACACTGGCCGATGATGACACGCTGGAGAGAATATACGCTTGCACTGGCTGCCGCTCGTGCGAACAGCAGTGCGGTGTCTATCACCACGAGCACATTTTCGAGTCTGTACAGGCTATTCGGACGGAAGCAGTTACCCAGGGGTTCCTGAATCCGGCCTACATGGTAATGGTCGACGGGCTGAGAAGAGATGATAATGTCTTCGGCAAACCGAAAGCGGAACGAGGGGCATGGGCTGAGGGCCTGGAGTTGAAGGATGCCACCCGGGAGAAAGTAGACGTGCTGTACCATGCCGGATGTATGCTCTCTTTTGAGCGTGAACTCTGGGAGGTGCCGAGAAGTGTAGTAGCGGTGCTGAAGGCGGCAGGGGTAGCTGTTGGTGTCATGGGCAGGGAGGAGTCCTGCTGCGGAGGTCGTGCTTATGAAATAGGATACCTGGGTGAATTCACCAAATACGCCCAGCATTCTATGGAAACGTTCAACGCCCTGGGTGTGAACCGGGTAGTGACGTCTTGCTCCGATGGGTATAGCACATTCAAAGCACTCTACCCGAAGGTCGAGGGGAAGATGAATTTCGAGGTGTTGCACATGGTAGAATACCTCGACCAGTTGATAAAGGAAGGGAGAATCAAATTCGGTAAACAACTATCGAAGAAAGTTACCTATCATGACCCCTGTCACCTGGGGCGGCATGTATCACCAGGCGTTTATGAACCTCCCCGGGACATACTGAAGAGCATACCGGGAGTAGAGTTGGTGGAGATGGAACGCATCAGGGAGAACTCGTGGTGCTGCGGTGCCGGTGGCGGGGTGAAAGAAGCCTGCCCGGAACTGGCGCTGTGGACGGCCGGGGAGAGAATCAGTGAGGCGATAGCTACCGGGGCTGACACCCTGGTGACGGCCTGCCCCTGGTGCGAAAGGAACTTCAAGGATGCGGTCGAGGAATCGGGAGCGAGGCTGGACATTCTGGATATAGCAGAACTGGTTGCCCAGGCAGTCTGA
- a CDS encoding FAD-binding oxidoreductase — translation MLEAAVISGVVKELEKVVGSEFVSTNQGDLYIYSQDMTQAEPSWPDLVVLPKTVEEVQATLRLANKEKVPVIPYIAGGNIGGLTIPLKGGMVLDLKRMNRIIEVNETDMYAIIEPGVSFGHMKAYLERHHPGLMYTYAFSPPSTSVMGNALLLGLDNLSFRYGSASHWTSGMEVVLPTGELVRIGSCAVSEGWQDRDPLPDLAGLFLGWQGATGVVTKIAVSVWPKPKHTAAINCLTMDMDSAYQLLRTISRTRVPDDIIGLSYTWARATQSATETNVKISSYPARATSPGEPEFVITAEISGNTENELKAKVEVIEEVVKEELEGIKVLGPQTSPSTTAQYPMQVLGLLSSGGGLTWVGTYGPMSKWLETVKKGCEIQDRHGFTRSCYTRVMREGHFVALRWLLPFNKEDPDEIRRIRELCTEQLDMVIDMGFIPYKTPVWAIRKLEERADPNWVELHRRVKGMLDPNNIMNPGRWGAPQE, via the coding sequence CTGAGCCGAGCTGGCCGGATCTTGTAGTTCTACCCAAAACGGTGGAGGAGGTACAGGCGACTCTGCGGCTTGCCAACAAAGAAAAGGTGCCTGTTATTCCTTACATTGCCGGGGGAAACATCGGGGGGCTGACCATACCCCTTAAGGGTGGCATGGTGCTGGACCTGAAAAGGATGAACCGCATAATAGAAGTAAATGAAACGGACATGTATGCCATAATTGAGCCGGGAGTGTCGTTTGGTCATATGAAAGCGTACCTCGAGCGGCACCACCCCGGCCTGATGTATACCTATGCCTTTTCGCCACCCTCCACCAGTGTCATGGGTAATGCCCTCCTGCTGGGACTCGACAATCTATCGTTTAGATACGGGTCAGCATCACACTGGACCAGTGGAATGGAAGTAGTCCTTCCCACAGGAGAACTGGTGAGGATTGGCTCCTGTGCAGTTAGCGAGGGATGGCAGGACCGGGACCCTCTCCCTGACCTTGCCGGGCTTTTCCTGGGATGGCAGGGGGCTACTGGGGTGGTCACCAAGATAGCGGTGAGCGTCTGGCCCAAGCCGAAGCACACGGCAGCAATAAACTGCCTGACGATGGATATGGATAGCGCCTATCAACTCCTGAGGACGATATCCCGGACCCGGGTTCCGGACGATATAATCGGCCTCTCTTACACGTGGGCCAGGGCCACTCAGTCTGCCACGGAGACGAACGTGAAGATATCTTCCTATCCGGCACGGGCTACCAGTCCCGGAGAGCCCGAATTTGTGATAACAGCTGAGATTTCAGGAAATACCGAAAATGAGCTTAAGGCCAAGGTTGAGGTGATTGAAGAGGTGGTGAAGGAGGAGCTTGAGGGTATCAAGGTACTTGGTCCCCAGACTTCTCCCAGCACAACGGCACAGTATCCTATGCAGGTCCTGGGGTTGTTAAGCTCCGGAGGAGGCTTAACCTGGGTCGGAACGTACGGCCCCATGAGTAAATGGCTTGAGACGGTTAAAAAGGGGTGTGAAATCCAGGATAGACACGGCTTTACCCGAAGTTGCTACACGAGGGTCATGAGGGAGGGGCACTTTGTTGCCCTGAGGTGGCTGCTGCCTTTCAATAAGGAAGACCCGGATGAGATTAGAAGAATCCGTGAACTCTGCACGGAACAGTTGGACATGGTTATAGATATGGGTTTTATCCCTTACAAGACTCCGGTCTGGGCAATAAGAAAACTTGAGGAACGGGCAGACCCCAACTGGGTAGAATTGCATAGAAGGGTCAAGGGAATGCTTGACCCCAACAACATCATGAACCCGGGGAGGTGGGGCGCACCACAGGAATAG
- a CDS encoding acyl-CoA dehydratase activase, whose protein sequence is MLTAGIDIGSLTTKAAIVGSGKVIAHEMVLTGDSSHEAAARAVEAAIRLAGAETGDIAKIVSTGAGKSETPYADEQATELLCDARGTLFYYPSARTIIDMGAENVRVIRCGATGRVLDFGLNDKCASGTGIFLDTMAKALEVTVENLGPISLQANEDITITATCAVFAESEVVGLIARGTDKASILGGIHKSIASRIYGLANRLGINRDVAFIGGGAKNIGLSTSLAGLINQELLIPEHPQIVGAVGAALIAEERNR, encoded by the coding sequence ATGTTAACAGCAGGTATAGATATCGGTTCTCTGACCACCAAAGCTGCAATTGTAGGTAGCGGTAAGGTTATTGCCCACGAGATGGTCCTTACCGGTGACAGCAGTCACGAGGCTGCTGCCAGGGCAGTGGAAGCCGCTATCAGGCTTGCCGGAGCGGAAACTGGAGACATTGCTAAAATTGTCTCTACCGGAGCAGGGAAGAGCGAGACCCCATATGCCGATGAACAGGCGACCGAGTTGCTGTGTGATGCCAGGGGTACTCTGTTCTATTATCCCTCGGCCAGAACAATCATCGACATGGGTGCTGAGAATGTCCGTGTTATCAGATGTGGTGCGACGGGGCGGGTGCTGGACTTCGGTCTGAATGACAAGTGCGCCTCAGGCACCGGAATCTTCCTCGATACAATGGCCAAAGCGCTGGAAGTAACAGTTGAAAACCTGGGACCAATCTCTCTGCAAGCCAACGAGGACATTACGATAACCGCAACCTGTGCTGTCTTTGCCGAGTCGGAGGTTGTGGGACTGATTGCCAGAGGTACGGATAAAGCTTCCATTCTCGGCGGTATTCACAAGTCCATCGCCAGCAGGATATATGGACTGGCAAACAGGCTGGGCATCAACAGGGACGTTGCATTCATAGGTGGGGGCGCGAAGAATATCGGGCTCAGCACAAGCCTGGCGGGTCTCATTAACCAGGAACTCCTTATTCCTGAGCATCCGCAGATTGTGGGAGCTGTAGGGGCAGCCCTCATCGCCGAGGAGAGGAACAGGTAG
- a CDS encoding 4Fe-4S binding protein, which yields MIAHYGYTDASGEYYIIIDTDKCDGCEECVRVCSRGVFELALDDYDKAVARVKEDVVKSIHYVCPGYGGKCINEENNCHKACPYDAISHTW from the coding sequence ATGATTGCTCATTACGGTTATACCGATGCATCAGGCGAATACTATATCATCATTGACACCGACAAATGCGATGGCTGTGAGGAATGTGTCAGGGTGTGCTCCAGAGGTGTCTTCGAACTAGCTCTTGATGATTATGATAAGGCCGTTGCCCGTGTCAAAGAGGACGTGGTCAAGTCAATTCACTATGTCTGTCCGGGATATGGCGGCAAGTGTATTAACGAGGAAAACAATTGCCATAAAGCTTGTCCGTATGATGCTATCAGTCACACGTGGTAG
- a CDS encoding AAA family ATPase gives MAKVIAVTGKGGTGKTMLAALMIRLLSSEAGARVLAIDADSAISLSYALGMEVGKTLSEIRTEMIEDPIVRKGVMDSHVRTVIADIVGHGNGFDLLVMGRSEGPGCYCGINDLLRYGIESLSGEYDVIVVDGEAGPEQINRRVLQNIDTLIILTDTSIRGFQTAGVIDGIAGAGGATRLGQKGLVINRLKDSSKAVNEAARKTGLKVFGHIPEDESITEYDLGGKPLIDLPGTSPGFEAVREILKEIEVGET, from the coding sequence ATGGCAAAGGTAATTGCGGTAACCGGTAAGGGTGGTACCGGAAAAACCATGCTTGCTGCTTTGATGATTCGACTTCTCAGCAGCGAGGCAGGAGCCAGGGTTCTGGCAATAGACGCCGATTCAGCAATAAGTCTATCCTATGCCCTCGGTATGGAAGTTGGCAAGACCCTCTCTGAGATCAGGACAGAAATGATTGAAGACCCGATAGTGAGGAAGGGGGTAATGGATAGTCATGTGCGGACAGTAATAGCCGACATCGTGGGGCATGGTAACGGGTTTGACCTACTGGTGATGGGGCGGTCAGAGGGACCGGGCTGCTACTGTGGTATCAACGACCTTTTGAGGTACGGAATAGAGAGCCTGTCCGGCGAATACGATGTCATTGTGGTTGATGGCGAGGCGGGACCTGAGCAAATCAACAGGCGGGTACTTCAGAATATAGACACTCTGATAATTCTGACTGATACGTCCATCAGGGGTTTCCAGACAGCCGGCGTCATTGATGGAATTGCCGGGGCTGGTGGTGCCACCAGGCTGGGACAGAAGGGTCTGGTAATCAACAGACTGAAGGATAGTAGCAAGGCGGTAAATGAGGCTGCCCGGAAGACAGGATTAAAGGTGTTTGGACATATTCCGGAGGACGAAAGTATTACTGAATACGACCTGGGTGGCAAGCCGCTAATTGACCTTCCCGGCACATCCCCCGGTTTCGAGGCAGTTAGAGAGATACTGAAGGAAATAGAGGTCGGGGAAACCTAG
- a CDS encoding acyl-CoA dehydratase activase: protein MITAGVDVGSLTGKALILKDSEIASWSLLPTGADSTVAAGKAIDAALEKAQLSLSNIDYVVSTGYGRQIVPFAQRNITEISCHARGAHWLFPQARTILDMGGQDCKAIRCDDAGKVTNFVMNDKCAAGAGRSMEVMAELLQLPLDELGGLSLEIVATEVPISSTCVVFAKSEALSHLRRGKHRNDILAGVCEALATRVHSLLNRVGIESEFVISGGIAKNIGIVKRLTDKTGLTPRIADEPQIVGALGAALFAEEILQRERQI, encoded by the coding sequence ATGATAACCGCCGGTGTGGATGTCGGTTCCCTGACGGGTAAGGCACTGATACTTAAGGACAGCGAGATAGCATCGTGGAGCCTGCTACCTACCGGTGCGGATAGCACTGTAGCTGCCGGGAAAGCAATAGATGCGGCTCTGGAGAAAGCGCAGCTATCACTAAGCAACATCGACTACGTTGTTTCGACGGGATACGGCAGACAAATAGTACCCTTCGCCCAGCGAAACATCACTGAAATCTCCTGTCACGCCAGGGGAGCACACTGGCTTTTTCCGCAGGCAAGGACCATATTGGATATGGGCGGGCAGGACTGCAAGGCAATAAGGTGTGACGATGCCGGTAAGGTCACCAACTTTGTCATGAACGATAAATGTGCCGCTGGCGCCGGGAGGTCCATGGAGGTAATGGCGGAATTACTGCAGCTACCACTGGATGAGCTGGGTGGACTTTCGCTGGAAATAGTGGCGACTGAGGTGCCTATCAGCAGCACCTGTGTGGTCTTTGCTAAATCTGAGGCTCTGTCTCACCTGCGCCGGGGAAAACACAGGAACGATATTCTGGCTGGCGTGTGTGAAGCACTGGCTACCAGGGTTCATAGCCTGTTAAACAGGGTAGGCATAGAATCGGAGTTTGTCATTAGTGGTGGGATTGCCAAGAATATCGGCATAGTGAAACGTCTGACCGATAAGACAGGCTTAACTCCCCGCATAGCCGATGAGCCTCAGATAGTAGGGGCGCTGGGTGCTGCCCTCTTCGCCGAGGAGATATTACAGAGAGAGCGGCAAATTTGA